One stretch of Pseudomonas fragi DNA includes these proteins:
- a CDS encoding FAD-dependent oxidoreductase: MRPFWLEQALALENEAPCDALAGETRAQVCIVGGGYTGLWTAIMLKEQSPELDVVLIEADICGAGASGRNGGCALSWSAKYFTLERLFGVEEAVRLVKASEQSIYAIGAFCKQYGVDADYRLDGTLYTATNQAQVGSTDSVIAALARQSINSFSKLPVEDLQRRAGSALHREGWFSPAAASVQPGKLVRGLRRVALQLGVRIYESTPMTGLEEGAPALIRTPAGSIRADRVVLAMNAWMARAFPQFERSVAIVSSDMLITEPRPDLLQEIGLTSGVTVLDSRIFVHYYHNTPDGRIMLGKGGNTFAYGGRMLPVFDQPSPYAGLLGKSLTQFFPAFAGVGVEATWNGPSDRSVTGLPFFGQLSSHGNVFYGFGYSGSGVGPCHMGGQILSSLVQGQANDWTRSPLVNGPLGYFPPEPIRYLGSLMVRNAIRRKERAEDHGRRPRHLDVRLARFAAAAGKADKG; the protein is encoded by the coding sequence ATGCGACCTTTTTGGCTGGAACAGGCACTGGCCCTGGAAAATGAAGCACCCTGCGATGCGCTGGCGGGTGAGACGCGTGCCCAGGTGTGCATTGTGGGGGGCGGTTATACCGGGTTATGGACCGCAATCATGCTCAAGGAGCAAAGCCCTGAACTGGATGTGGTGCTGATTGAAGCCGACATTTGCGGTGCAGGTGCCAGCGGGCGCAATGGCGGCTGCGCGCTGTCGTGGTCGGCCAAGTACTTCACCCTTGAACGCCTGTTCGGGGTGGAGGAGGCGGTGCGGCTGGTCAAGGCCTCGGAGCAGAGCATTTATGCGATTGGTGCGTTCTGTAAGCAGTATGGGGTGGATGCCGACTACCGCCTCGATGGCACGTTGTATACCGCGACCAATCAGGCCCAGGTCGGTTCGACCGACAGCGTGATTGCGGCGCTGGCGCGGCAGTCCATCAACTCGTTCAGCAAGTTGCCGGTTGAAGATCTACAGCGCCGGGCCGGATCGGCCCTGCACAGGGAGGGCTGGTTTTCTCCGGCGGCGGCCAGTGTGCAGCCGGGCAAACTGGTGCGCGGGTTACGGCGGGTGGCGCTGCAGCTGGGGGTGAGGATTTACGAAAGCACGCCTATGACCGGGTTGGAGGAGGGCGCCCCGGCGCTGATCCGCACCCCGGCCGGCAGCATTCGCGCCGACCGTGTGGTGCTGGCCATGAATGCCTGGATGGCCCGGGCCTTCCCGCAGTTCGAGCGCAGTGTGGCGATTGTTTCCAGCGACATGCTGATCACCGAACCGCGCCCCGACCTGTTGCAGGAAATCGGCCTGACCAGCGGCGTCACGGTGCTCGATTCGAGAATTTTCGTGCACTACTACCACAACACCCCGGACGGGCGAATCATGCTGGGCAAGGGCGGCAATACCTTTGCCTACGGTGGCCGCATGTTGCCGGTGTTCGATCAGCCGTCGCCCTACGCCGGATTGCTGGGCAAAAGCCTGACGCAGTTTTTTCCGGCCTTTGCCGGGGTAGGGGTGGAGGCGACCTGGAACGGGCCTTCAGATCGGTCTGTCACGGGTTTGCCTTTTTTCGGTCAGTTGAGCAGCCACGGTAATGTGTTTTATGGCTTTGGCTACTCGGGCAGTGGCGTAGGGCCTTGCCATATGGGTGGTCAGATCCTTTCTTCGCTGGTGCAGGGGCAGGCCAATGACTGGACACGTTCGCCGCTGGTCAACGGACCGCTGGGGTATTTTCCGCCAGAGCCGATTCGCTACCTGGGCTCGCTGATGGTGCGCAATGCCATCAGGCGCAAGGAACGGGCCGAGGATCATGGTCGTCGGCCCCGGCATCTGGACGTGCGCCTGGCCAGGTTTGCCGCAGCGGCGGGCAAGGCTGACAAGGGCTAA
- a CDS encoding LysR substrate-binding domain-containing protein: protein MNLFQLRAFDAVARKGSFTRAAARLFISQPAVTGHVKALEEHYQITLLRRTARRVELTEEGTRLAAITRAMFGLVDEAQVMLEANRQLLTGRLEVAADGPHLVMPMLASLRARYPGITVNLRLGNAQETLAALLSEHVDVAVLTEVEPRKGLTLRALNESRICALVPANHPWLALPDGIAIAQLDQVIMVLREPSSITRRTFDSACEQASINPRVLLELDSREAVTEAVAAQLGVGIVSSVEVSPDPRVRAVPINGAGLVNLHMLGCMERRAELRLIKAFMELAV, encoded by the coding sequence ATGAATTTATTCCAGCTCCGCGCGTTTGATGCGGTTGCCCGGAAGGGCAGTTTTACCCGGGCGGCGGCCCGGCTGTTTATCAGCCAGCCGGCGGTGACCGGGCATGTCAAGGCGCTTGAAGAGCACTACCAGATCACCTTGTTGCGGCGCACTGCGCGGCGGGTGGAACTGACCGAAGAAGGCACGCGGCTGGCCGCCATCACCCGGGCCATGTTTGGTTTGGTGGATGAGGCGCAGGTGATGCTTGAGGCCAATCGCCAGTTGCTGACCGGGCGCCTGGAGGTGGCGGCGGATGGCCCGCACCTGGTGATGCCGATGCTGGCGAGCCTGCGCGCACGCTACCCGGGGATTACCGTGAACCTGCGCCTGGGCAATGCCCAGGAAACCCTGGCAGCCTTGCTGTCGGAGCACGTTGACGTGGCGGTGCTGACTGAAGTGGAACCGCGCAAGGGCCTGACCCTGCGTGCCCTCAACGAATCGCGGATTTGCGCCCTGGTGCCCGCCAACCACCCGTGGCTGGCCTTGCCGGATGGCATTGCAATTGCGCAACTGGATCAGGTGATCATGGTGTTGCGTGAACCGTCTTCGATTACCCGTCGAACTTTCGACAGCGCCTGTGAGCAGGCGAGTATCAACCCGCGGGTGCTGCTGGAGCTGGACAGCCGGGAGGCCGTAACCGAAGCGGTGGCAGCGCAGTTGGGGGTGGGGATTGTGTCGTCGGTGGAGGTCAGCCCTGACCCCCGAGTGCGAGCGGTACCCATCAATGGCGCGGGGTTGGTCAACCTGCATATGCTCGGCTGTATGGAGCGACGTGCCGAGCTGCGGTTGATCAAGGCGTTTATGGAGTTGGCGGTGTAG
- a CDS encoding LysR substrate-binding domain-containing protein: protein MSVSHAQLKAFHAVAVHGSFTRAAERLFLSQPAISDQVRKLEERFGVLLFHRNKRSVRLTDLGERLLSITQRLFGVQAEAQELLQDSQALQTGSLILAVDAPVHVLPQIARFCQRYPGITVKIETGNTDECLARLFNYQADLALLGRDVNDERLLSVPLRSDPMVAFVARTHPWASRNAICLADLDDTPLVLREVGSVTRQTLEEEMSQAGLRIRAAIQVEGREAAREAVVVGIGVGVVSAAEFGSDSRVCALPITDCTRRLTETLVCLQEQSSRRVVATFLEIVRADL, encoded by the coding sequence ATGTCGGTTTCTCATGCGCAGTTGAAGGCTTTTCACGCCGTTGCCGTTCATGGCAGTTTCACCCGCGCGGCCGAGCGCTTGTTTTTGAGCCAGCCGGCCATCTCCGACCAGGTCAGAAAGCTTGAGGAGCGCTTCGGGGTGCTGCTGTTCCATCGCAACAAACGCTCGGTACGCCTGACCGACCTGGGCGAGCGCCTGCTGAGCATCACCCAGCGCCTGTTCGGGGTGCAGGCCGAAGCTCAGGAATTACTGCAGGACTCCCAGGCCCTGCAAACCGGCAGCCTGATCCTGGCGGTGGATGCCCCGGTGCATGTGTTGCCGCAAATTGCCCGTTTTTGCCAGCGCTACCCCGGGATCACGGTAAAAATCGAAACTGGCAACACCGACGAATGCCTGGCGCGGCTGTTCAACTACCAGGCGGACCTGGCCCTGTTGGGGCGTGACGTAAATGATGAACGCCTGCTCAGCGTGCCCTTGCGCAGCGACCCGATGGTGGCCTTTGTGGCCCGAACGCACCCTTGGGCCAGTCGCAACGCAATTTGCCTGGCCGATCTGGATGACACGCCTTTGGTACTGCGCGAAGTGGGCTCCGTGACCCGGCAAACCCTGGAAGAAGAAATGAGCCAGGCCGGCTTGCGCATCCGCGCCGCGATCCAGGTGGAAGGCCGCGAAGCGGCGCGTGAAGCGGTGGTGGTCGGGATTGGTGTGGGCGTAGTCTCGGCAGCCGAGTTCGGTTCTGATTCGCGGGTCTGCGCACTGCCCATTACCGATTGCACAAGGCGCCTGACCGAAACCCTGGTATGCCTGCAAGAACAGAGTTCGCGGCGGGTGGTGGCGACATTTCTGGAGATTGTGCGCGCGGATTTGTGA
- a CDS encoding YebC/PmpR family DNA-binding transcriptional regulator, producing MGAQWKVKHKADAANSRGKIFGKLAKELTVAARNGADPDMNSHLRLVYEQAKKASMPADTIKRAINKGAGIGTEAVQYHRVTYEGFAPHQVPLIIECLTDNINRTVAEIRVAFRKGQLGASGSVAWDFNHVGMIEAKPDTPDADPEMAAIEAGAQDFEEGEEEGTTLFITEPTDLDAVQKALPEQGFTVVSAKLGYQPKNPVSGLTDEQMAEVQEFLAKLEEQDDVQDMFVALA from the coding sequence ATGGGCGCACAGTGGAAGGTTAAACATAAAGCGGACGCCGCCAACAGCCGCGGCAAGATTTTTGGCAAGCTGGCCAAGGAATTGACGGTTGCTGCGCGCAACGGCGCCGATCCTGACATGAACTCGCACCTGCGCCTGGTCTATGAACAGGCGAAAAAAGCCTCGATGCCGGCTGACACCATCAAGCGCGCGATCAACAAGGGCGCCGGTATCGGTACCGAGGCCGTGCAATACCACCGCGTGACTTACGAGGGCTTCGCCCCGCATCAGGTGCCGCTGATCATCGAGTGCCTGACCGACAACATCAACCGTACCGTGGCTGAAATCCGCGTGGCCTTCCGCAAGGGCCAGCTGGGTGCTTCGGGTTCGGTGGCCTGGGACTTCAACCACGTCGGTATGATCGAGGCCAAGCCGGACACCCCGGACGCCGATCCTGAGATGGCCGCCATTGAAGCGGGCGCCCAGGATTTCGAAGAAGGCGAAGAAGAAGGCACTACCCTGTTTATCACCGAGCCGACTGACCTCGACGCAGTGCAAAAAGCCTTGCCGGAGCAGGGTTTCACTGTGGTATCGGCGAAACTGGGCTACCAGCCGAAGAATCCGGTAAGCGGTTTGACCGACGAGCAAATGGCCGAAGTACAAGAGTTTTTGGCCAAGCTGGAAGAGCAGGACGACGTGCAGGACATGTTTGTGGCGTTGGCATAA
- a CDS encoding MFS transporter gives MNNSYATIKRWRVQIFAITWLAYAAFYFTRKAFSVAKLGIGEDPNFHLDKMAMANLDAIYLAAYAVGQFTWGILADRFGPRVVVLGGLIISALAALVMGTYATLPIFATCMLIQGLAQSTGWSGLCKNIGSFFPAQQRGRVLGLWSSCYAFGGLVASPFAGWWAYTLIGSWHAAFISSAAVVALVAVLFFIFQRNTPQDVGLPAVEPEPDMSAEEIAAEKRISIWAPLREIMRNRTVLTLGLAYFMLKPARYAILLWGPVIVFEQMPQVGKVGAAIIPTAFELAGLLGPIMIGLASDKLFGARRMPACILSLLALTISLAFFMGALHSGSVALVVALLFVMGLTLYGPDSMISGAAAIDFGTAKAGATAAGFVNGCGSVGAILGGLLPGYFDTVTVFIVFACCALFSSLVLIPHWNSRPAGLKAACPFVPNHPLLIKPLRT, from the coding sequence ATGAACAACTCCTATGCCACCATCAAGCGTTGGCGCGTGCAGATTTTTGCCATCACCTGGTTGGCCTACGCGGCCTTTTACTTCACTCGCAAGGCATTCTCCGTTGCCAAGCTGGGCATCGGTGAAGACCCCAACTTTCATCTCGACAAGATGGCGATGGCCAACCTCGACGCTATCTACCTTGCCGCTTATGCCGTAGGGCAATTTACCTGGGGCATCCTCGCCGATCGCTTTGGCCCGCGGGTTGTGGTGCTGGGTGGCTTGATCATTTCGGCGCTGGCCGCGCTGGTCATGGGTACCTACGCCACCTTGCCGATCTTTGCCACCTGCATGCTGATCCAGGGCCTGGCGCAATCCACCGGCTGGTCGGGGTTGTGCAAAAACATCGGCAGCTTTTTCCCTGCGCAGCAACGTGGCCGGGTGCTGGGGCTGTGGAGTTCGTGCTACGCCTTTGGCGGGCTGGTGGCTTCGCCTTTTGCCGGGTGGTGGGCGTATACGCTGATCGGCAGCTGGCATGCGGCGTTTATTTCCAGCGCGGCGGTGGTGGCGCTGGTGGCGGTGCTGTTCTTTATCTTCCAGCGCAATACGCCGCAAGATGTCGGCCTGCCCGCCGTCGAGCCAGAGCCCGACATGAGCGCTGAGGAAATCGCTGCCGAAAAACGTATCAGCATCTGGGCGCCGCTGCGCGAGATCATGCGCAATCGCACGGTGCTGACCCTGGGGCTGGCGTATTTCATGCTCAAGCCGGCGCGCTACGCGATTCTGTTGTGGGGCCCGGTGATCGTGTTCGAGCAAATGCCGCAGGTGGGCAAGGTCGGCGCTGCGATTATTCCTACGGCCTTTGAGCTGGCGGGGTTGCTGGGGCCGATCATGATCGGTCTGGCGTCCGATAAGCTTTTCGGCGCCCGGCGTATGCCGGCCTGCATTTTGAGTCTGCTGGCGCTGACCATTTCCCTCGCGTTCTTTATGGGGGCATTGCATTCAGGCAGCGTGGCACTGGTGGTGGCCTTGCTGTTTGTCATGGGCCTGACCCTGTACGGGCCGGACTCGATGATCAGCGGCGCGGCTGCAATTGATTTTGGCACCGCCAAGGCCGGAGCTACGGCGGCGGGGTTCGTCAATGGCTGCGGTTCGGTCGGGGCGATTCTGGGTGGTCTGTTGCCGGGCTATTTCGATACGGTCACGGTGTTTATCGTGTTTGCCTGCTGCGCGCTGTTTTCTTCGCTGGTGCTGATACCCCATTGGAATAGCCGACCTGCGGGGCTCAAGGCTGCGTGCCCGTTTGTGCCCAACCATCCATTGCTGATCAAGCCTTTACGCACCTGA
- a CDS encoding leucine-rich repeat-containing protein kinase family protein: MDTLAKLRAGQLAGLKRLDLSCGLTEFPAEIFQLADSLEILNLSGNALSSLPDDLHRLTRLRILFCSDNQFTELPACLGQCAQLSMIGFKANRIEHVPGEALPPLLRWLILTDNCIEQLPEELGQRPLLQKLMLAGNRLQQLPASMANCERLELIRLAANHFTELPDTLLSLPALSWLAYAGNPLREDASAQRAADNTPNIAWSQLTLGQKLGEGASGVIYQAQWSAPGQPVQSVAVKLYKGSITSDGSPLNEMNACIAAGQHPNLIKVLGRVVGAPDDQAALVMQLIDPSFLNLAALPSFETCSRDVYADSTRFTGDSALRIARGIAAAAGHLHAQGICHGDLYAHNILFNARGDCLLGDFGAACFHTLDDSPQSRALQRIEVRAFGILLGELLERIDSGLSDRQRSELLGLQQRCIQPDVLARPGFAQVIRLLS; this comes from the coding sequence ATGGATACCCTCGCTAAACTGCGCGCCGGCCAACTGGCGGGCCTCAAACGTCTTGATCTGTCGTGCGGGCTGACCGAGTTCCCGGCCGAGATATTCCAGCTGGCCGACTCGCTGGAAATCCTCAATCTGAGCGGGAATGCTCTGAGCAGCCTGCCCGATGACCTGCATCGCCTGACCCGTTTGCGCATCTTGTTTTGCTCGGACAACCAATTCACCGAGCTGCCGGCTTGCCTTGGGCAGTGTGCGCAACTGAGCATGATCGGCTTCAAGGCCAACCGCATCGAGCATGTGCCGGGCGAGGCACTGCCGCCCTTGCTGCGCTGGCTGATCCTGACCGACAACTGCATCGAGCAACTGCCCGAGGAACTGGGCCAGCGCCCGCTGCTGCAAAAGCTGATGCTGGCCGGGAACCGCTTGCAGCAACTGCCCGCCAGCATGGCCAACTGCGAGCGCCTCGAGTTGATCCGCCTGGCCGCCAACCACTTCACCGAGTTGCCCGACACCCTGCTGTCACTGCCAGCCCTGAGCTGGCTGGCCTATGCCGGCAACCCGCTGCGTGAAGATGCCAGTGCTCAGCGCGCGGCCGACAACACGCCGAATATTGCCTGGTCGCAGCTTACGCTTGGGCAAAAACTGGGCGAAGGTGCCTCGGGGGTCATTTATCAGGCGCAGTGGAGCGCCCCTGGCCAGCCGGTGCAGTCGGTGGCGGTCAAGCTGTACAAGGGCAGCATCACCAGCGACGGCTCGCCGCTCAATGAAATGAACGCCTGCATCGCTGCGGGCCAGCACCCTAACCTGATCAAGGTACTGGGCCGCGTGGTTGGCGCCCCTGACGATCAAGCGGCGCTGGTGATGCAGTTGATCGACCCGTCCTTTCTCAACCTGGCGGCCCTGCCCAGCTTTGAGACCTGCAGCCGTGACGTGTATGCCGACAGCACCCGTTTCACCGGTGACAGCGCCTTGCGCATCGCGCGTGGCATTGCCGCGGCGGCCGGCCACCTGCATGCACAGGGCATTTGCCACGGTGACTTGTACGCGCACAATATTTTGTTCAACGCCCGGGGTGATTGCCTGCTGGGGGATTTTGGCGCGGCGTGTTTCCATACCCTCGACGACAGCCCACAGAGCCGGGCGCTACAGCGCATCGAAGTGCGGGCATTCGGAATTTTGCTGGGGGAATTGCTGGAGCGGATCGACTCGGGCTTGAGTGATCGACAGCGCAGTGAGCTGCTGGGGTTGCAACAGCGCTGCATCCAGCCAGACGTGCTGGCACGGCCGGGGTTTGCGCAGGTAATACGCTTGCTGAGCTAG
- a CDS encoding 2-aminoethylphosphonate--pyruvate transaminase, giving the protein MSTAAPILLTPGPLTTSARTRQAMMVDWGSWDDSFNQLTASLCEQLLAIINGADSHHCVPLQGSGTFAVEAAIGTLVPRDGHVLVLINGAYGKRLAKICDVLGRRFSTFETAEDEPTTAADVDRLLQADPSISHVALIHCETSTGILNPLPEISAVIASHGKRLIIDAMSSFGALPIDAQQVPFDALIAASGKCLEGVPGMGFVFARKEALANAAGNSHSLAMDLHDQHTYMAKTGQWRFTPPTHVVAALHEALLQYNEEGGLPARHQRYANNCQALLDGMAALGIRSFLPEAIQAPIIVTFHAPKDPRYQFKAFYERVKAKGFILYPGKLTQVETFRVGCIGHVNQAEMQAAVNAVGRVLQEMEVFDI; this is encoded by the coding sequence ATGAGTACTGCCGCGCCGATCCTGCTGACCCCTGGCCCACTGACAACCTCGGCGCGTACCCGCCAGGCGATGATGGTCGACTGGGGCTCATGGGATGACAGCTTCAACCAGCTGACTGCCAGCCTGTGCGAGCAACTGCTGGCCATTATCAACGGCGCCGACAGCCATCATTGCGTGCCCCTGCAAGGCAGCGGCACTTTTGCCGTCGAAGCCGCCATCGGCACCCTGGTGCCTCGCGATGGCCATGTCCTGGTACTGATCAACGGCGCCTACGGCAAACGCCTGGCGAAAATCTGCGACGTGCTGGGCCGTCGTTTCAGCACGTTTGAAACCGCCGAAGACGAACCCACCACCGCGGCCGACGTCGACCGTCTGCTGCAGGCCGACCCGAGCATCAGCCATGTGGCGTTGATCCATTGCGAAACCAGCACCGGCATCCTTAACCCGCTGCCTGAAATTTCCGCTGTTATTGCCAGCCACGGTAAACGTTTGATTATCGACGCCATGAGTTCTTTCGGTGCCCTGCCCATCGACGCGCAGCAAGTGCCTTTTGATGCACTGATCGCCGCGTCCGGCAAATGCCTTGAGGGTGTACCCGGCATGGGCTTTGTGTTCGCCCGCAAAGAAGCGCTGGCCAACGCCGCCGGCAACAGCCATTCACTGGCAATGGACCTGCACGATCAACACACTTATATGGCCAAAACCGGGCAATGGCGCTTTACCCCGCCCACCCATGTGGTCGCGGCCTTGCACGAAGCCCTGCTGCAATACAACGAAGAAGGCGGCTTGCCTGCCCGTCACCAGCGTTACGCCAACAACTGCCAGGCGCTGCTCGACGGCATGGCCGCACTGGGTATCCGCAGTTTTTTACCAGAAGCCATCCAGGCACCGATCATCGTCACCTTCCATGCGCCAAAAGACCCGCGCTACCAGTTCAAGGCGTTCTACGAACGGGTCAAGGCCAAGGGTTTCATCCTGTACCCGGGCAAATTGACCCAGGTCGAAACCTTCCGTGTGGGCTGCATCGGTCACGTCAACCAGGCCGAGATGCAGGCTGCCGTGAATGCCGTAGGCCGGGTGCTGCAGGAGATGGAAGTCTTCGATATCTGA